The following proteins are co-located in the Anser cygnoides isolate HZ-2024a breed goose chromosome 32, Taihu_goose_T2T_genome, whole genome shotgun sequence genome:
- the ATP5MC2 gene encoding ATP synthase F(0) complex subunit C2, mitochondrial, which yields MCTPPCAPPPPCTPPPGALPALGRQGAPSTPRPSPLDHAPDLTTPPFGHAPRAPRSAAASSPPAGGAVAPCLEGGALYGAAPPPSLWYFRAALPAAPAQSAPPRPARRRCARTPPQCSGGHGPPPTAPAMFCAKVVAAPALVRRVPRVLCQPLSASLLSAPEEARPSPCRAVATTAARRDIDTAAKFIGAGAATVGVAGSGAGIGTVFGSLIIGYARNPSLKQQLFSYAILGFALSEAMGLFCLMVAFLILFAM from the exons ATGTGCACACCCCCCTgcgcgccccctcccccctgCACGCCCCCTCCCGGCGCGCTTCCTGCCCTtggccgccagggggcgccaagcacgccccgcccctcccctctTGACCACGCCCCCGATTTGACCACACCCCCttttggccacgccccccgcgccccccgctcagccgccgcctcctccccgcccgcAGGTGGCGCTGTGGCGCCGTGTCTGGAGGGGGGGGCGCTCTATGGCGCGGCACCGCCTCCCTCTCTATGGTACTTCCGGGCCGCGCTTCCGGCCGCGCCTGCGCAGTCGGCGCCCCCGCGACCTGCCCGCCGCCGGTGCGCCAG gacccccccccagtgctctggaggccacggccccccccccacggcccccgccATGTTCTGCGCCAAGGTGGTCGCCGCGCCCGCGCTG GTGAGGAGGGTCCCGCgggtgctgtgccagcccctCTCCGCCTCGCTGCTGAGCGCCCCCGAGGAG GCGCGGCCGAGCCCCTGTAGGGCCGTGGCCACGACCGCCGCCCGCCGCGACATCGACACCGCCGCCAAGTTCATCGGGGCCGGCGCCGCCACCGTGGGGGTGGCCGGCTCCGGGGCCGGCATCGGCACCGTCTTCGGCAGCCTCATCATCGGCTACGCCAG gaaCCCATccctgaagcagcagctcttctcttACGCCATCCTGGGCTTCGCCCTCTCCGAGGCCATGGGGCTCTTCTGCCTCATGGTGgccttcctcatcctcttcgCCATGTga